From Armatimonadota bacterium:
CAAGGTGTTCAACATCGCGTGCGGGGATCAAGTATCACTCAATCAGGTGATTCGTCACCTTGCCGAGCTCGTGCATCGTGAGTCCGAAGTCGTTTACCAGCCGCCGCGAGCAGGAGACGTCAAGCACTCCCGGGCGGACATCGCCAGCGCATCTTCCGTTCTCGGCTACCGGGTGAAGGTGGCGTTCGACGAAGGGCTGGCGCGCACTCTGCGGGCCATCAATGCGGCGCCAGAGTGACACGTAACTACCCGCACGGCAGCCAGGTCGGATGCCGCACGCGAGCAACTGCCGGCTGCGGTCGAGTCGCCGGACGCCGTCGCTAACACGATCCTTCGCTCCGTGCTGACCGACATCCCCGCGCAGCGGTGAGGCAGCGTCTGGTCCTGAAGAAGCCGGATCACGAGGAATCGGTGTTGCACGACATGGACGGCGATCGCATAAAGATAGCCTATCTCATCGAGACCGCCGGCCGCGCGGGCGCGGAGACCGCGCTGGTCAACCTGGTGGGCCACCTCGACCGCGAGCGCTACCTGCCGGTCGCGGCGACCGGCGGGCCCGGCTGGCTGGCGGACGAGCTGCGTGCGCTCGGCGCGGACGTCCATTACCTCCCATCCACCGAGGGCACGCGGTTCAGCATACGCACGCTCGCGACCATTGTGCGGTTCCTGCGCGACCAGCGTCCCCACGTCGTGCATACATTCCTGTTCCAGATGAACCTCTACGGCGCCATCGCCGCGCGCTTGCTGCGCATTCCCATGATCGCCGCCGTCTGCAGCAAGCACTACGAGCTCGCCAAGTGGCGCCGCATCATGGGGTGGCGGCTCATCGCTCGCCTGAGCAGCGTGGTGACCGTCAATTTCTGCGACCTCGGTGACGCCTTCTGCCGCTACGCGCGCCCCCCGGCTGCGGACAAGGTGGTCGTCATTCCCAACGGCGTGGACGCCCAGCGATTCGCTCACCCCAGGCCGCGCTCGGCGGTGCGACAGGGGCTCGGCATACCCGACTCCGCGCCAGTCATCGGCACGGTCGGGCGCACGGATCCGGTCGAGGGGCAGCACTTCCTGATCGAGGCCATGGCCGCCATTGCGGCAAGTTTCCCGCACGCCCGGCTGGTGGTCGTGGGGGCCAAGGTTGCTCCGGAATTCGCCGACTTGCGCCGGACGGCCGTGATCTTCGGGGTGGACGACAGAGTCGTCTTCACCGGCACCCGCGAGGATGTGCCGGATCTGCTGGCGGCGATGGACGTGTTCGTTCTTCCATCGCTGTCGGAGGGCATGTCCAACGCGCTGTTGGAGGCGATGGCGGCGGGCCTGCCGATCGTCGCGACCACGGTAGGCGGCAACGCCGAGGTGATAGGGGAGGACGGCGCCGGTGTGCTGGTGAAGCCGGGGTCGCCCGTGGAGTTGGCGCAGGCGATATGTCCACTGCTGCACGACCCCCAGGCGGCACGCGCCATGGGTGAGCGGGCGCGCCGCCGCGTGGTCGAGCGCTACCGGTTGGCGCAGGTGGCGAGCGCCTACTGCTCCATCTATGATCGCCTCGCACGCCGCAATGTCGACGACAGCGAGCGCATCCCTGCATCGGTTTCGGGATGACGGGCATCGCGCAAAGTGCTGTGTCTGCTAATGGGCGCGCGCGGTGGTGGCGCGGCGCCGGCGCCAGCGTAAGGTGAACGCACTGGTGCGCACGCGAACCCGGAAGACCATCAGCCACCGCGGCGGCCGCGCGCTGATCGCGATATTTGCGGTTGCGCTACTGCTGCGGATCGGGGCCGGCGTCGCGGCGCATACGTGGCGCGATGCCTCGCGCGAGAGGAACTCCCCGCTCGGAACCTCCATCGCGGCAGCGCGCAGCTTCGGTTTCGACCACCGCGAGACCGCGATTGCACGCGGCCACGGAAGCGATCGCGTCCGAACGTCGGTGGACGCGCCATTCTATCCCTATCTGCTCGCGGCGTTCCGCGTGCTTGGCCGACAGGTGGGCGACGATCCCGCGTTCATCCTGCTGCTCGTGCTTCAGGCCGCGGTTGGCGCGGTGCTGGTCGTGCCCGTCTTCCGCATTGGGCGCAGGATGTTCGGGGTGCAAGTGGCTATCGCCGGGGCCGCCCTCGCCGCTGTCTATCCAGGCTTCGTGCTTGCCGCAGCCGTGTTGCGCCCCACGGTGTGGCAGGTAACCGGGTTCAGCGTCGCCTTTCTCGCCCTACTGCGCCTGTGCCATCAGCCGTCCCGTGAAGCTGCGGTAACCTGCGGCGTTCTCTCCGGCCTCGTCGCGCTGACTCAGCCCGTTCTTCTGTGGATCATGGCTGCGGCGCTGACGGGGGCAATCGTCATGACCCGCGCACAGCGGCGCGCGGTCGCCTTGACGGGCGCGTTGTCTTTGGCGATTGCGGTGCTCGTCATCAGCCCGTGGCTGCTGCAGCGTCATCTTGTGGACGGTGGATTCCTGTTCGCCCGGTCAGCGGGCAGTCTCCGGTCGTCGCAGGAACTGCGCACCGCCGTTTCCTTGGGCAGCCGGGCGGTTCTCTTCTGGGCCAGCGCGCCGGACTGGGGATCCCCGCATCGCCTGTGGTACGCTTTGCCCTACGCGGCGCTGCTCGTGCTCGCCGTGGCGGCAGCAGTGAGCATGAGGAGGTGGCTCAGGTATTACCTGCCGGCCCTGGGTGCTTTCGCCGCCGCCACGCTCGTGTACGCCGTCGCCGCCGGCGGGCCGCAGGAGAGGATGCCCTTCGAGCCGTTGCTGTTCCTCTTCTCAGCGGAGGGAGCATTGCTGCCGGCCAGGTTGGCAGTCAATCGGGCGCGAAGCGCACGGATGTGATGTGCTGCCGGTCCGCGCCTCCGGCTAGTTTACCACGACCTGGAAGGCTACGGTTCCCGAGGCGCCGGCGGCCACCGACCCGATGGGCACGGAGATTTGCCCGCCCGCAAACGGGTCGGGGCTGACCGTCGTGCCGTTGAGCTTGGTGCTGTTGGCAACATAGGTCGTGCTTTGGGGGATGGGATCGGTCAGCACGACGTTCTGGATGACGGCGGACGAATCGTTGCGGTAGGTGATCGTGTAGGTGACGGTGTCGCCAGGGGCAACCTGCGAGGGAGACGCCGACTTGCTGACAGTGACGGCAGGTGGGCTGAGATCGGCCTTGACGAGGATCACGCCCTCGGCATTGCGCAGCGTGACGGCCGTCAGAATGGTCGGGTTAATCGTCCCATCGCTATTGAGCTTCTGGTAGCGGCTGGAGGTGCCGCCGCCGGGGATTGCGTAGATCGGCAGAGCCGCCGTGTAGGACGCCGTGTAGTTCGAGTCCCAGTGCGGCAGCGGCACCGATACGACCAGCGCGTTGTCGAACTCCCGGGCATACATGTAGGCGATGCCCCATTCGTCGTGAGGGCAGCTCGGATCGTCCTGCTGCCGCAGGACATAGTAGGGCGCCCTGGGCTGGCCTACGTTGTATTCGATGGCCTTGTACCAATTCTGCTTGAAGGGCCCCGGATGCCCGTCAACGCCCCATTCGTAGTACGTGTTGTCGCCGCTCGCCAGGTAGAACAGGGCGAGGGAGGTCATCTTGCTCCGCTCCCAGTCGCCTTCGACCGCGACCCCTGGGGCCAAGATCTGGCACCATTTGCCTTTGGCGTTCCTGCTGATAAGTGCGTCCAGGCGCTCCCGCGGATAGATGCCGCCCGCCCAAATGAAGCCCTCTCCGTGGAACCCATCAACCGCGTCAATATAGGACTCGACGACAGAGCCGGTTAGCTCGGAGGTGTTGATGAAAACGATCTTGCCGGGGCCGACGGCGCTCTTGGTGGCTTGCAGCATCGCCAGGGTTGCCGCCTGCCACGCGCCGGCCGAAGTGCCCTCGACGGTCGTGCCGCCGCTCTGCAGATTGCCGACCCTGAACGCGACAAATGCGTCGTCGAGAAAGAGCGTGTCGAAGGTGTAACCCGTGCTCCCTATGGGGGAAGTCACCAGCTTCGCGTGCCAGGACGGATACCAGCGCCTGACATTCGCGTTAGCCATGTTCACGTACTGGGTGGTATGTTCCCACCACGGCACTCTGGCCTCATGGCGAAAGATGGCGGTCGCGTTGGGATTCACGTTCGCATCGCGCACACCGTCGCCGTTCTGGTCGTTGGCGCTGTCCCATCCGGGCGAACGGTAGTATCCGCCGCTTGGGTAGTAGTAGTTGCGCCCCTTGAAACCACCGCCAGCGACGACGGGCTGCGTGGTGCCCGCTGCCGTGGTGCGGAGTCGCCACCACCAGTGGGTGACGCCGTTGACCGTCGTGCGCGCCCACGACGCCATCGGCGGCGGCAGCTTCTCCACTTTGCCGCTTGCGGTCATATCGGCGGTGCCGTCGGTCGGCGACAGTGCGGCCCACGCCGAGCCGTTCCAATATTCCCACACGCCATCCCAGTTCGCGCTCGCGGGCGTGGCGAGCGTGAGGTTGACCTCCTTGAACGGCTCGTCATACCCGACGTAGAGAATCCAGCCCACCCCACCGCCGACGGCAAACGCGCCGCCGCCGTAGGCGTCGGTCGTGCGGTTAGCATAACTCGCCCCGTTATACACCCACACGGTGTCGAACTTGTCCTCGATGCTGCGGTCGGGTGAAGTGCTTTCCGCGCTCGGCAGATGCACCGTATCCGCCGCAAAGTGCAGAAACATATCCTCCCGCTGCTGCCAGGTAAGGCCGTTGGCATCGGCCCATGCGTACATATCCTCCTTGGGGCCGCCGATGGGAACGTAGTTATAGTTCGAGTAGACCCACGTTGGCGCCGCGCTGAATGCCCTGAACGGCGGCACCAGGTTAGCGTCGAGCCGCACCCAATCGTAGTGTGACGCGATCCACGGCAGGTCCGCCTCGGTCGCCGTCCATACGAACAGAAACGAATTAATGTGTCTGTAGTCAGACCCCACGACGGGGGCCGCCAGCACCGCGGCCAAGAGGACTATGGCAGTGGCGACCGCCAGGCTGCGACTGAAATATGCTCTCATCTCAGTTGCCCAGTGAGATTGTGTTCATTCGGGCTACAAGCGCGCCGACATCTATCCGTCGCGCGGCTTGTCCGCGGGCCGCAACATGCGACAACGCCAGGCGCGACTGCAAGTGCCGCACGCCCACCACGCTACCGGCTGTATATTCCACATTACGGACCTTGTCTGAGCCCGCCTGGCGTGCACCTACTCAGGCCCTGCGCGCTCTCGCCGAAGCCAAGAGCGCGGCGGCAGTATCTCCATGCTTCGACCGTTGTCTGGCTCCGTCACCGCCTACTGGCGCGGGACGCGAGCCCTAGCCAACAAGACCGAAACGGTGGGATGCACCTGCGTCCCAACTGCAACTGACCGCGGTTGGCCCCGGGTGCGTCGCAGGCCATGTCGCCGCTCAAGCTCCATGTCGCGTCACTGTTGATCTGCCTCCGCAGGTAACGGACCAGCTCGCGGCTCGGATGTGACAGCCACAGGTTGCTGCCCGTTGTGCGCGACCACACGCCACAGCTCTGTGTGGGGTCGCCACGCGCCGACCCTCACGAGCGCCATGTTCTCCGGCAAGCTATCGCGTGCCTGCTGGACGATGTCGTCCTCTTCCTCAGTGAACCGCTTCCGAGCTTCGGGCTCGAGA
This genomic window contains:
- a CDS encoding glycosyltransferase gives rise to the protein MRQRLVLKKPDHEESVLHDMDGDRIKIAYLIETAGRAGAETALVNLVGHLDRERYLPVAATGGPGWLADELRALGADVHYLPSTEGTRFSIRTLATIVRFLRDQRPHVVHTFLFQMNLYGAIAARLLRIPMIAAVCSKHYELAKWRRIMGWRLIARLSSVVTVNFCDLGDAFCRYARPPAADKVVVIPNGVDAQRFAHPRPRSAVRQGLGIPDSAPVIGTVGRTDPVEGQHFLIEAMAAIAASFPHARLVVVGAKVAPEFADLRRTAVIFGVDDRVVFTGTREDVPDLLAAMDVFVLPSLSEGMSNALLEAMAAGLPIVATTVGGNAEVIGEDGAGVLVKPGSPVELAQAICPLLHDPQAARAMGERARRRVVERYRLAQVASAYCSIYDRLARRNVDDSERIPASVSG
- a CDS encoding glycosyltransferase family 39 protein, which codes for MRTRTRKTISHRGGRALIAIFAVALLLRIGAGVAAHTWRDASRERNSPLGTSIAAARSFGFDHRETAIARGHGSDRVRTSVDAPFYPYLLAAFRVLGRQVGDDPAFILLLVLQAAVGAVLVVPVFRIGRRMFGVQVAIAGAALAAVYPGFVLAAAVLRPTVWQVTGFSVAFLALLRLCHQPSREAAVTCGVLSGLVALTQPVLLWIMAAALTGAIVMTRAQRRAVALTGALSLAIAVLVISPWLLQRHLVDGGFLFARSAGSLRSSQELRTAVSLGSRAVLFWASAPDWGSPHRLWYALPYAALLVLAVAAAVSMRRWLRYYLPALGAFAAATLVYAVAAGGPQERMPFEPLLFLFSAEGALLPARLAVNRARSARM
- a CDS encoding DUF11 domain-containing protein; translation: MRAYFSRSLAVATAIVLLAAVLAAPVVGSDYRHINSFLFVWTATEADLPWIASHYDWVRLDANLVPPFRAFSAAPTWVYSNYNYVPIGGPKEDMYAWADANGLTWQQREDMFLHFAADTVHLPSAESTSPDRSIEDKFDTVWVYNGASYANRTTDAYGGGAFAVGGGVGWILYVGYDEPFKEVNLTLATPASANWDGVWEYWNGSAWAALSPTDGTADMTASGKVEKLPPPMASWARTTVNGVTHWWWRLRTTAAGTTQPVVAGGGFKGRNYYYPSGGYYRSPGWDSANDQNGDGVRDANVNPNATAIFRHEARVPWWEHTTQYVNMANANVRRWYPSWHAKLVTSPIGSTGYTFDTLFLDDAFVAFRVGNLQSGGTTVEGTSAGAWQAATLAMLQATKSAVGPGKIVFINTSELTGSVVESYIDAVDGFHGEGFIWAGGIYPRERLDALISRNAKGKWCQILAPGVAVEGDWERSKMTSLALFYLASGDNTYYEWGVDGHPGPFKQNWYKAIEYNVGQPRAPYYVLRQQDDPSCPHDEWGIAYMYAREFDNALVVSVPLPHWDSNYTASYTAALPIYAIPGGGTSSRYQKLNSDGTINPTILTAVTLRNAEGVILVKADLSPPAVTVSKSASPSQVAPGDTVTYTITYRNDSSAVIQNVVLTDPIPQSTTYVANSTKLNGTTVSPDPFAGGQISVPIGSVAAGASGTVAFQVVVN